A stretch of Henckelia pumila isolate YLH828 chromosome 4, ASM3356847v2, whole genome shotgun sequence DNA encodes these proteins:
- the LOC140860422 gene encoding uncharacterized protein, which produces MATDPSAKVTPPSVTPPPPPPITLPLVTTAVVTAPAASNAHAERPEKFSDTDFKTWQQKMLFYLTTLHLARFLKEVVAVPAPNADTQARSAFDAWSHSDFLCRNYILNELDNTLYNVYSATKTAKELWESLEKKYKTEDVGTKKFVVGKFLDFKMVDTKTVISQVQEFQIILHDIMAERMMISESFQFASLIEKLPPLWKEFKNYLKHKRKEMGLEDLIVRLRIEEDNRKAEMKTGKMPMEAKANLVEPNATKKRKHFGKDVKQGKNKKWKETCWNCGKTNHKAKDCRLPKKDDQYRANVVQHKSVPIDLSEIDLSAVVFEANMIDHPREWYIDTGATRHVTPGII; this is translated from the coding sequence ATGGCTACTGATCCTTCTGCCAAAGTCACGCCGCCCTCTGTTACGCCCCCACCACCGCCCCCTATTACGCTGCCACTTGTTACAACGGCTGTTGTCACGGCCCCTGCTGCTTCTAATGCGCATGCCGAGAGACCTGAGAAGTTCTCCGATACTGACTTCAAGACATGGCAGCAGAAGATGTTGTTTTACCTCACTACACTTCATCTTGCGAGGTTTTTGAAGGAAGTGGTTGCTGTTCCAGCACCAAATGCTGACACACAAGCAAGATCTGCTTTCGATGCATGGTCTCACAGTGACTTCTTGTGTCGGAACTATATACTGAATGAGTTGGATAATACGCTGTACAACGTATACTCTGCAACCAAGACTGCTAAGGAACTGTGGGAATCCTTGGAGAAGAAATATAAGACCGAGGATGTTGGCACAAAGAAATTTGTAGTCGGAAAGTTTCTTGACTTCAAAATGGTTGATACCAAGACGGTGATTAGCCAAGTGCAAGAGTTCCAAATCATACTCCATGATATAATGGCTGAAAGGATGATGATCAGTGAATCCTTCCAATTTGCTTCGCTGATTGAAAAGCTACCACCTTTATggaaagaattcaaaaattatcTGAAGCATAAACGCAAGGAAATGGGGCTCGAGGACTTGATCGTTAGACTGCGAATTGAGGAAGACAATCGCAAAGCGGAGATGAAAACTGGTAAGATGCCGATGGAAGCAAAGGCAAACTTGGTGGAACCAAATGCTACGAAGAAAAGGAAACATTTTGGGAAAGATGTGAAGCAAGGGAAGAACAAAAAATGGAAAGAAACATGTTGGAACTGTGGGAAGACGAACCACAAGGCCAAGGATTGTCGCTTACCAAAGAAGGACGATCAGTATCGAGCAAATGTTGTTCAACACAAATCTGTGCCTATTGACTTGTCTGAAATAGATCTGTCAGCAGTAGTCTTCGAGGCTAACATGATTGATCATCCTAGAGAATGGTATATCGACACTGGAGCAACACGAcatgtaacgcccggaattatttaa